Within Bacteroidota bacterium, the genomic segment TTATATCGTTTTTGTTTTTATTTATAATCTTACACAATACAAATGCGCAATGGACACAAATAAATACGGGTAGTAACGATAATTATACCCATATTTCATTCATTAATGATTCCGCAGGCATACTATCTTCAAATCAGGTTTTAATGTTGACAAAAAACTATGGTAACTCTTGGGATACTATCTATTTTAATTCGAACGAGTATATATCTGATGTTCATTTTTTGAGTGATAGCACAATTTATTTTATTGGTTCTCTAATGTCAAATAACTCCTTTTTGAATAAAACATTTGATTTAGGAAATAATTGGACAGCTATTAATGCTCCAACGGTTGGTAAAATGTTTTTTACTTCTCCTGATACAGGGCATGTATTAATTGCAAATGAGGTAATTAGAACTTTTGACGGAGGTTCTACATGGACACTAAACAGTTCTATAATAAATTCTATTGCAGGAAACATATATTTTCCTTCGCCAACCATAGGATATAGAACGGGTTGGTATGATAATGTAATTTATAAAACCACTGACGCAGGGGTATCATGGCAATTAATGACTGGTGGTGATCACGGGGGTCTTGATTTACACTTCCCTTCCTTAGATACGGGATATGTTTGCGGATGGAATGGAACAATATCAAAAACTAGCGATGCCGGCATTAATTGGACATCTTTAATATCTGATGTTTCCATCAATTTAGTGCTAAATTCTATTTACTGTACTTCTAATAATGTGTGTTATAGTGTAGGTGATAGCGGCACTATAATAAAAACCATTAATGGAGGAAACAACTGGATAAAAGAAAATTCAGGAATTCAAAAAAAATTAAATTCCATCTTTTGTACAAATTTTTATTGCTATGCGGTTGGTGATAGCGGAGTTGTTTTGCGAACCACGAATATAGTAGGTATAAAAGAGAAAGAAGTTAAAAAAAAAGAAATAAAAATATATCCAAACCCTGCCAACCAAGTAATAAATATAGAATTAAAATCAAATCAACAAATATGTAACATAAATATTTCCGATATACGAGGAAAGAATCTTTATGAAGGCAAAAGTACCACAATAGATATTTCCCGCTACTCAAAAGGAATTTATTTTGTTAATGTTAAAACGGAAAAGGAAACCTACACT encodes:
- a CDS encoding T9SS type A sorting domain-containing protein → MKKIFISFLFLFIILHNTNAQWTQINTGSNDNYTHISFINDSAGILSSNQVLMLTKNYGNSWDTIYFNSNEYISDVHFLSDSTIYFIGSLMSNNSFLNKTFDLGNNWTAINAPTVGKMFFTSPDTGHVLIANEVIRTFDGGSTWTLNSSIINSIAGNIYFPSPTIGYRTGWYDNVIYKTTDAGVSWQLMTGGDHGGLDLHFPSLDTGYVCGWNGTISKTSDAGINWTSLISDVSINLVLNSIYCTSNNVCYSVGDSGTIIKTINGGNNWIKENSGIQKKLNSIFCTNFYCYAVGDSGVVLRTTNIVGIKEKEVKKKEIKIYPNPANQVINIELKSNQQICNINISDIRGKNLYEGKSTTIDISRYSKGIYFVNVKTEKETYTEKIIIE